The Prochlorococcus marinus str. MIT 9301 genome window below encodes:
- a CDS encoding biotin--[acetyl-CoA-carboxylase] ligase, translated as MKVIGPAAKTVFYLKKIQGQHPTWTLHYKIKCKSTEDELTNLLEYSEIKKNQPVAIIAREQFSGFGQNSKTWVSPKGGIWLSAAYPLFSKEFECQIFNLSLGIKLCEMLRQENINVCLKWPNDIFFGSKKLIGFLPRVVTRGKKIIYVRLGLGMNVLNFTPSEGISLSKVLQTKNINQHYWTAKVLKAFYDSIECNKKKEYVIKSANKFLTKSFLPSGYCPDSWKIKDIDSNGNLRIKNETQMKVIRRF; from the coding sequence GTGAAAGTTATTGGACCTGCAGCTAAGACAGTTTTTTATTTAAAAAAAATTCAGGGTCAACATCCAACCTGGACACTTCATTACAAAATAAAATGTAAAAGTACCGAGGATGAACTGACAAACTTGCTTGAATATTCTGAAATAAAGAAAAACCAGCCAGTAGCGATAATTGCAAGAGAACAGTTCTCAGGGTTTGGCCAAAATTCAAAAACTTGGGTTTCTCCAAAAGGCGGGATTTGGTTAAGTGCAGCTTACCCACTATTTTCAAAGGAATTTGAATGTCAAATATTTAATTTGTCTTTAGGAATTAAGTTATGTGAAATGCTTAGACAAGAGAATATAAATGTTTGTTTGAAATGGCCAAATGATATTTTTTTTGGTTCAAAAAAGTTGATTGGATTTTTACCAAGGGTGGTAACAAGGGGCAAAAAAATTATCTATGTAAGATTAGGACTTGGCATGAATGTTTTAAATTTCACCCCATCAGAAGGTATTTCATTATCAAAAGTACTTCAAACTAAGAATATTAATCAACACTATTGGACAGCCAAAGTTCTTAAGGCTTTTTATGATTCAATTGAATGTAACAAGAAAAAAGAATATGTAATTAAATCTGCAAATAAGTTTCTTACTAAAAGTTTTTTACCTAGTGGTTATTGTCCTGATTCATGGAAAATTAAAGATATTGATTCGAATGGGAATTTAAGAATTAAAAATGAAACTCAAATGAAGGTAATTAGAAGGTTTTGA
- a CDS encoding ABC transporter ATP-binding protein, producing MSKKVASLEKISKTYGKDDLTVKALDSINLEIYKGDYLAVMGASGSGKSTAMNIIGCLDRPSEGVYKLNGIPVENLSDDELAEIRNQKLGFVFQQFHLLSDATALENVILPMIYAGIEPEQRLMRGKNALKKVGLSERMNNRPNQLSGGQQQRVAIARAIINNPAILLADEPTGALDSKTTEDVLDLFDKLHESGITIVLVTHEDEVANRAKKIAKFKDGRIVELKVN from the coding sequence ATGTCTAAGAAAGTCGCAAGTTTAGAAAAAATATCTAAAACATATGGAAAAGATGATCTAACTGTTAAAGCCTTAGACAGTATAAATTTAGAAATTTATAAAGGTGATTATTTAGCTGTAATGGGAGCAAGTGGCTCAGGCAAAAGTACAGCCATGAATATTATTGGATGTCTAGATAGACCCTCTGAAGGTGTTTACAAATTAAATGGTATCCCTGTTGAGAATTTATCTGATGATGAGTTAGCCGAAATACGTAACCAAAAATTAGGCTTCGTTTTTCAACAATTTCATCTTCTTTCAGATGCAACTGCACTTGAGAACGTAATTTTGCCAATGATTTATGCTGGTATTGAACCTGAGCAAAGATTAATGCGAGGTAAGAATGCCCTAAAAAAAGTTGGCCTTTCAGAAAGAATGAATAATCGCCCAAACCAATTATCCGGAGGTCAACAACAACGAGTTGCTATTGCGAGGGCTATTATCAATAACCCCGCAATTTTGTTAGCAGACGAACCTACTGGAGCACTAGATTCAAAAACCACTGAAGATGTATTAGATCTTTTTGACAAACTGCATGAATCTGGAATAACTATAGTTTTAGTTACGCATGAAGATGAAGTTGCAAATCGCGCAAAAAAAATTGCCAAATTTAAGGATGGAAGAATAGTTGAATTAAAAGTTAATTAA
- a CDS encoding NAD(P)H-quinone oxidoreductase subunit N produces MPNEIFTINLNAQAIIPEAFILLGIVGTLLVDLAGEKTASKWAPSICYLSIGSSLLSLTLQWNNPVESAFLGSFNSDNLAIAFRAIIALSTLVSLLISWRYTEQSGSPIGEFAAIVLSATLGAMLLCGSTDLISVFISLETLSVASYLLSGYLKRDPRSSEAALKYLLVGSAAAAVYLYGSSFLYGLSGSTNLTTIGLEIINKPSFITSLALVFVLSTVAFKIAAVPFHQWTPDVYEGSPTPVVAFLSVGSKTAGFAFAIRILSTTFSSFDEEWKLLFTILAILSMALGNVVALAQTSMKRMLAYSSIGQAGFVMIGIVSGTQDGLSAAVLYLAAYLFMNLGAFSCVILFSLRTGSDRILDYSGLYQKDPLITLGLSLCLLSLGGLPPMLGFFGKIYLFFAGWANHQYLLVIVGLVTSVISIYYYISVIKMMVVKEPQEASEIVKSYPEVNWGIAGLPPLRVALYTCVAVTALGGILSNPLFKLANTAVSETPFLQDVIAAANNIS; encoded by the coding sequence GTGCCCAACGAAATCTTTACAATTAATTTAAATGCTCAAGCCATAATTCCAGAGGCTTTTATTTTACTAGGTATTGTTGGAACACTTCTTGTAGATTTAGCTGGAGAAAAAACTGCATCAAAATGGGCCCCATCAATTTGCTATTTATCAATTGGGAGCTCTCTTCTTAGTTTGACCTTGCAATGGAATAATCCTGTAGAAAGCGCATTCCTTGGGTCCTTTAATTCAGATAATTTAGCGATAGCATTTAGAGCAATAATAGCTTTATCAACTTTAGTTTCTTTACTCATAAGCTGGCGTTATACAGAGCAAAGTGGAAGCCCTATTGGAGAGTTCGCAGCAATAGTTCTTTCGGCAACTCTTGGGGCAATGCTTCTGTGTGGATCTACTGACCTTATAAGTGTATTTATATCTCTTGAGACTCTATCAGTAGCGAGCTATTTACTTTCTGGTTATCTCAAAAGAGATCCAAGAAGTTCAGAAGCAGCTTTAAAATACTTACTTGTTGGTTCAGCTGCAGCTGCAGTCTATTTGTATGGCTCCTCTTTTCTGTATGGATTAAGTGGTTCAACAAACTTAACAACAATTGGTTTAGAGATTATCAATAAGCCTTCATTCATTACCTCTTTAGCTCTTGTATTTGTTTTATCAACTGTTGCATTTAAAATAGCTGCTGTTCCTTTTCATCAATGGACTCCTGATGTATATGAGGGATCACCTACACCTGTAGTTGCTTTTTTATCTGTTGGTTCGAAAACAGCAGGGTTTGCATTCGCAATAAGAATATTAAGCACTACTTTCTCTTCTTTCGATGAGGAATGGAAACTTTTATTTACTATTTTGGCCATTTTGAGCATGGCTCTAGGAAATGTTGTAGCTCTAGCTCAAACCTCAATGAAAAGGATGCTAGCTTACAGTTCTATTGGTCAAGCTGGATTCGTAATGATTGGAATAGTATCTGGAACACAAGATGGTTTATCAGCTGCTGTATTATATTTGGCAGCATATTTGTTTATGAATTTGGGGGCATTTTCATGTGTAATACTTTTCTCTTTAAGAACTGGTTCTGATAGGATTCTTGATTACTCAGGACTTTACCAAAAAGATCCTCTCATTACATTAGGCTTAAGCCTTTGTCTTCTATCTCTTGGAGGTTTACCTCCAATGTTAGGATTTTTTGGCAAGATATATTTGTTCTTTGCAGGTTGGGCAAATCATCAGTATCTATTGGTAATCGTTGGATTAGTAACTTCAGTTATATCCATTTATTACTACATTTCAGTGATCAAAATGATGGTAGTTAAAGAACCACAGGAAGCTTCTGAAATAGTCAAATCATATCCTGAAGTTAATTGGGGAATTGCGGGGCTGCCTCCCTTGAGAGTTGCACTTTATACTTGCGTTGCGGTAACTGCTCTTGGAGGAATCCTCTCTAATCCTCTTTTTAAATTAGCTAACACAGCAGTTTCAGAAACTCCTTTCCTACAAGATGTTATTGCTGCAGCAAATAATATTTCCTAG
- the topA gene encoding type I DNA topoisomerase — translation MDHTLVIVESPTKAKTIRKFLPSNYEVLASMGHVRDLPKGAAEIPAAVKKEKWSRIGVNTTEDFEPLYIVPKDKKKVVKELKDALKGATQLLLATDEDREGESISWHLLQILKPKIPTKRMVFHEITKKAINKALDQTREIDMELVQAQETRRILDRLFGYELSPLLWKKVAPRLSAGRVQSVSVRLLVRRERERRSFKKASYWGIKASLVKDNITFETKLFSLNGQRISNGSDFDEQTGKLKEGNKSLIIGEEQVNDLLKTFSSEDWLVSKIEKKPSTRKPVPPFTTSTLQQEANRKLRLSARETMRCAQGLYERGFITYMRTDSVHLSEQATRAARECVSSMYGKEYLSNSPRQFNSTARNAQEAHEAIRPAGEVFKTPKETNLTGRDLSLYDLIWKRTVASQMAEARLTMINAEISVGDGIFKSSGKSIDFAGFFRAYVEGSDDPSSSLEQQEIILPNLTTGTCLDVTKKESTFHETKPPARYTEAALVKVLEKEGIGRPSTYASIIGTIVDRGYANISSNTLAPTFTAFAVTALLEEHFPDLVDTTFTAKMESSLDEISSGNLEWLPYLETFYKGKNGLEVKVQKTEGDIDGKAYRQVDFEDLPCVVRIGSNGPWLEGTKIDESGNEIQAKGNLPMDITPGDLDIKQVDQILSGPSDLGTDPKTGEKVFLRFGPYGPYVQLGNNDQNKAKPRRASLPKELKTDDLTLDEALVLLSLPRLLGVHPEGGVVEADRGRFGPYIKWIKNENESENRSLKKEDDVFTVDIERALEILAMPKMGRGGQEVLKDFGKPKEFKEKIQILNGRYGVYLKCGKTNVSIAKDTDIEKFTIDDAVSLLEEKLKDKKGSILKKTKISNKKTTRKKKS, via the coding sequence TTGGATCACACACTTGTTATTGTTGAAAGTCCCACCAAAGCAAAAACTATAAGAAAGTTTTTGCCTTCTAACTATGAAGTTCTCGCTTCAATGGGACACGTAAGAGATCTTCCAAAAGGAGCTGCTGAAATACCTGCTGCGGTTAAAAAGGAAAAATGGTCAAGGATAGGAGTTAATACAACAGAAGATTTTGAACCACTTTACATAGTTCCTAAAGATAAGAAAAAGGTTGTTAAAGAGCTGAAAGATGCTTTGAAAGGTGCTACCCAACTATTACTGGCAACTGATGAAGATAGAGAGGGAGAGAGTATTAGCTGGCATCTTCTGCAAATACTGAAGCCTAAAATACCAACTAAGAGAATGGTTTTTCATGAAATTACAAAAAAGGCAATTAATAAAGCTTTAGATCAAACAAGAGAAATTGATATGGAACTTGTTCAGGCTCAAGAAACCAGAAGAATCTTGGACAGGCTTTTTGGATATGAATTATCTCCTTTACTTTGGAAGAAGGTAGCCCCCAGATTATCTGCTGGTCGGGTTCAATCAGTTTCTGTAAGGCTTCTTGTTAGAAGAGAGAGAGAAAGAAGATCCTTTAAAAAAGCTAGTTACTGGGGAATTAAAGCTTCCCTAGTAAAAGATAATATAACTTTTGAAACTAAATTATTCAGTTTAAACGGTCAACGAATTTCTAACGGTTCCGATTTCGACGAACAAACCGGTAAATTAAAAGAAGGGAACAAATCTTTAATAATTGGAGAAGAACAAGTAAATGACTTATTGAAGACTTTTTCCTCTGAGGATTGGTTAGTCTCAAAAATCGAAAAAAAGCCATCCACTCGTAAGCCAGTTCCTCCATTTACAACAAGCACATTACAACAAGAAGCAAATAGGAAGCTTCGTTTGTCTGCAAGAGAAACTATGAGATGTGCGCAAGGGCTATATGAGAGAGGTTTTATAACGTATATGAGAACTGATTCAGTTCATCTCTCCGAACAAGCCACAAGAGCTGCTAGAGAATGTGTTAGTTCTATGTATGGAAAAGAATATTTATCTAACTCACCAAGACAATTTAATTCAACTGCAAGAAATGCTCAAGAAGCTCACGAAGCTATTAGGCCTGCAGGTGAGGTATTTAAAACACCAAAGGAAACTAATCTAACTGGTAGAGATTTATCACTTTACGATTTAATTTGGAAAAGAACTGTAGCTAGTCAAATGGCTGAAGCTAGGCTAACAATGATTAATGCTGAAATTAGCGTAGGGGATGGAATATTTAAATCGAGTGGGAAAAGTATTGATTTCGCAGGATTCTTCAGAGCTTATGTCGAGGGAAGTGATGATCCAAGTTCATCCCTTGAACAACAAGAAATTATTCTCCCAAACTTAACAACTGGAACATGTCTTGATGTTACGAAGAAGGAATCTACTTTTCATGAAACTAAACCTCCTGCAAGATATACAGAGGCCGCATTAGTTAAAGTTCTTGAAAAAGAAGGGATTGGAAGACCTTCTACCTATGCCAGTATTATTGGGACCATAGTTGATAGAGGTTATGCGAATATATCTTCCAATACTTTGGCTCCAACTTTTACAGCTTTTGCTGTTACTGCTCTATTAGAAGAACATTTTCCTGATCTTGTTGATACTACTTTTACTGCAAAAATGGAATCTTCATTGGATGAAATATCTTCAGGAAATCTTGAGTGGCTGCCATACCTAGAAACTTTCTATAAAGGTAAAAATGGTTTGGAGGTAAAGGTTCAGAAAACAGAGGGTGATATTGATGGTAAAGCTTATAGACAAGTTGATTTCGAAGACCTTCCTTGTGTAGTAAGAATAGGCTCTAACGGACCTTGGCTAGAAGGTACAAAAATTGATGAATCTGGTAATGAAATTCAGGCGAAAGGTAATCTTCCAATGGATATTACTCCTGGAGATTTAGACATAAAGCAAGTTGATCAAATTTTAAGTGGCCCATCGGATCTTGGCACTGATCCAAAAACTGGGGAAAAAGTCTTTTTAAGATTTGGACCTTATGGACCTTACGTACAATTGGGAAATAATGATCAAAATAAAGCTAAACCAAGAAGAGCTTCATTACCTAAAGAGTTGAAAACTGATGATCTAACTCTAGATGAGGCTCTTGTACTTTTAAGCTTGCCTAGATTGTTAGGAGTTCATCCTGAAGGAGGAGTTGTCGAGGCTGATAGAGGAAGATTTGGCCCCTATATCAAATGGATTAAAAATGAAAATGAATCTGAAAACAGATCCTTAAAGAAAGAGGATGATGTTTTTACAGTTGATATAGAACGAGCATTAGAAATTCTTGCGATGCCAAAAATGGGTAGAGGTGGTCAAGAGGTACTTAAAGACTTTGGAAAACCGAAAGAATTTAAAGAAAAAATTCAAATATTAAATGGAAGATATGGGGTCTATTTAAAATGTGGTAAAACCAATGTTTCGATTGCCAAAGATACTGACATAGAAAAATTTACCATAGATGACGCAGTATCTCTTTTAGAAGAAAAACTAAAAGATAAAAAAGGTTCAATTTTAAAAAAAACAAAGATTAGTAATAAAAAAACTACCAGGAAAAAGAAAAGTTAG
- a CDS encoding DUF2232 domain-containing protein: MKITTKTEALNIVETSYLASLSSLLWVALYYLPIGGALLRLILPLPMILLHLRRGTKIALEGLLIQFLLLFIIMGPVRGTLFLFPYGILAFWLGWCWVKEKSWKLSLTGGVVTGTLGFLIRVIALSTLVGDNLWVLITRASYGLIEKLIGLFNLPLYPSILSIQLGAILLIIFQEIVYVLTVHVVAYSLFPRFKLTIPEPPRLLNSLVDFNN, from the coding sequence ATGAAAATAACAACAAAAACTGAAGCATTAAATATTGTCGAGACCTCTTATTTAGCATCTCTTTCGTCTTTATTATGGGTTGCACTATATTATCTGCCAATTGGGGGAGCTTTATTAAGGTTGATTTTACCCCTCCCAATGATTTTATTGCACTTGAGAAGAGGAACTAAAATTGCATTGGAAGGACTTTTAATACAATTTCTACTTTTATTCATAATTATGGGTCCTGTTAGAGGAACTTTATTTTTATTTCCTTATGGGATTTTGGCTTTTTGGTTAGGTTGGTGTTGGGTTAAAGAAAAGAGTTGGAAACTTAGTTTAACTGGGGGAGTTGTTACAGGAACCCTTGGCTTTTTAATAAGAGTAATAGCATTATCTACGTTGGTTGGAGATAATCTTTGGGTGTTAATTACTAGAGCGAGTTATGGTCTAATAGAAAAGTTAATTGGATTATTTAATTTACCTTTATATCCTTCAATTTTGAGTATACAACTAGGTGCAATTTTATTAATAATTTTTCAAGAAATAGTTTATGTTTTAACTGTACATGTAGTTGCCTATTCTCTGTTTCCTAGATTTAAATTAACCATCCCAGAGCCTCCAAGATTGTTAAACAGCTTAGTTGATTTTAATAATTAA
- the cobT gene encoding nicotinate mononucleotide-dependent phosphoribosyltransferase CobT, with protein MYSTELGINFFGNESNKKRQLNKIEILKKNIKNLKIFLIIAGTNTSQIPGISAAGINPKSRRTTALADAEFLLEGASKGHKYKLPLLNAGVTPALISHVCSKLINAYPVIVPLGIGVKPYFNHLVVEDRNLGPSNCLTTGKSMTKERVLNLYEKGLAIGKSLKQPVLISESVPGGTTTAQAVMEAFGLQVSNLVGSSLFKAPRELRRQVIKRGLLNAHFKADSDSFDVVAAVGDPFQAFSMGLLIGARLAKQPVILSGGSQMLAVILLVLEFLGEKNKDEFIEDVFIATTGWLVKDNSLNDLVNLINEKYDVKLLGLASPLNFKSSKYKELKDYELGHVKEGVGAGGISLLAFLDGFKNEEIVSLCQQNLEMMKGLGQISLEKDC; from the coding sequence ATGTACAGTACAGAATTAGGGATAAATTTTTTTGGTAATGAATCCAATAAAAAAAGACAACTCAATAAGATAGAAATACTAAAAAAGAATATTAAAAATTTAAAAATATTTCTTATAATCGCTGGGACTAATACATCTCAAATTCCAGGAATTTCCGCAGCAGGTATTAATCCAAAATCGAGGAGAACAACTGCGCTCGCAGATGCTGAATTTTTGCTTGAGGGTGCTTCAAAAGGTCATAAATATAAATTGCCTCTTCTCAATGCAGGAGTAACTCCGGCCCTAATCAGTCATGTTTGTTCAAAGCTTATAAATGCTTATCCAGTTATTGTTCCTCTGGGAATAGGAGTAAAGCCTTATTTTAATCATTTGGTTGTAGAAGATAGAAATTTGGGCCCATCAAATTGTCTTACTACTGGTAAATCGATGACTAAAGAGAGAGTTTTAAATCTCTATGAAAAAGGTCTTGCTATAGGAAAATCCTTAAAACAACCAGTTTTAATTTCTGAGTCTGTACCGGGGGGCACTACAACTGCTCAGGCAGTAATGGAAGCTTTTGGTTTGCAGGTATCTAATTTAGTAGGGAGTAGTTTATTTAAAGCTCCAAGAGAACTAAGAAGACAAGTAATTAAAAGAGGACTTTTAAATGCGCATTTCAAGGCTGATTCCGACTCTTTTGATGTTGTCGCGGCAGTAGGTGATCCTTTCCAAGCTTTTTCAATGGGTCTATTAATTGGTGCCAGGTTAGCAAAACAACCTGTAATATTGTCTGGAGGAAGTCAGATGTTAGCAGTCATTCTGCTTGTATTAGAATTTTTAGGTGAAAAAAATAAAGATGAATTTATTGAAGATGTTTTTATTGCGACAACTGGGTGGCTTGTGAAAGATAATTCTCTAAATGATTTAGTAAATCTAATTAATGAAAAATATGATGTCAAATTATTAGGTTTAGCCAGTCCTTTAAATTTCAAATCTTCAAAATACAAAGAATTGAAGGATTATGAATTAGGTCATGTAAAAGAAGGTGTAGGTGCTGGTGGAATATCATTGCTTGCTTTCTTAGATGGATTTAAAAATGAAGAAATAGTTTCATTGTGTCAACAAAATCTGGAAATGATGAAGGGCCTAGGTCAAATTTCTTTAGAGAAGGATTGCTGA